ttgagtatcaaactcattctccctCATGAATATTAACCAATCTCACCATGTTAGTGAGCTTTACTAATTTTCATAAGGAGAGAATGAGGGTGggatgaatttgagacttcaccctcacaaactcaaccaaacgaaggaatgagtgattctcactCTCGGCTCGCCTCATTTTCCTTaaaatgccaaccaaatgccccgtaaaTCATAATAATTCGTACAAGCAAATGACTTTGACATCAAAATTAAACACATGAGACATGCTTAATTACTAGTTTATTAGTATATTATTATAAGTTAACTCGTCTTGCAGTGCTCATGTGATGTAGAAGACCTCTCCACACATTCCAAAcaaattatttgaatatattagCAACCCCTTTGTAGCATCATAACATTCTTAGTTGATCAGTCTCTCTCTGTGTTGCGTGCTTGGCTAAAAAATATTGATATGATGCATTCATTTAATCTTAAGgttgaaaaaaatggtgccgAGATCTAAACATCATTGACACACAAAGGAAAGGAGACTGGATGTGGAGATGAGAAAAGATGATATGGGcagaaacattaaaaaaaaaaacaaagtacaATTGAGATGTTTTATTATTGCAACAAATAAAAGCCATAAACGGTTTTATAACAACAAACACACCAGTCGATGTAGTTGGTAACAAGGAATACAAAATTATAACAGATGACATCTCAGAAATTGATAGCTAACTTACAACATGGAAAACTAGCCACTTAATCCTCTTCCTCAGCCTCTTCCAGCCAATTCACAAACGGCTCCAGGCCCTTTACAAAGGTTTGCCTGTTACAAGTTTAAGCCATTAACAATAattaccattaaaaaaaaaaaaaagacactgcTAATCAAGAGTAAACCAACCAAGCATGCTTTAAGAGTCAATCACGAATAGACTCTCACATACCTGCCCTTAGGATTAGTTCCTTTGCGGAACCAATGAAGAATGGTGTCTTCTGCAAGCACGTCTTGTTCATAGAGAGACCTCACAATCTCAGGGAAAAGCTTCATCAGCTTCGCATCCTCATAGCATTGCATTTGAACCTTGTACATGAGTTCCAACTCAAGTTTCCCATTGGTGCAGAAGGTATTTAACAGTTTTGCCCATGTTTTCACCTGTATCAACAACAGAAGCAGTTCATTCAACAATTCAAGCAATCTTTCTAATGAAAGAGTTGATTAAAGGGCACcaaagaaatgaaaacaaagCAAGGATTCTCTTCTTAAATTAACAGCAATGAATTGATAGCTGAACCCTACAAATTTAGAAAGGACTTCAagaatttcataaaaaaaatcaaggtcCAAGAGGTTTACTCCAGAAATGATACGAGCTGTGTGACCACAAGCAGGTCAAAATAAACAGTGTACCCAGGAAACAAAAGGAATATGTGCCTTTTGCCAGGATGTAGGagaaaattatatttcaaatttcatttaCTCATTTACAggcaaacatgtggcccaatggtagagtagCAGAGGTGCAACCTAGCAGTCCCAGATTCAATTCATGAAACAGcccctccacatattatgtggggataaagTCTACGTACATCATGCCTGTCCCCAACCTCGCCAAGtgcgagagccttgtgcacggaagttgtttaccttttacttgCGAGCTTCAACCTTGAGAATAAAACATATATCATGATGAATCACACTGTATCAATATCAGTATGTCATAATAATGCCAAGTTCGTAGGCAGATACGAAACACACAAATGCCATCATAACCGCACTTCTCCATCAACGCACAGCTCATAAGGCATTAACTCAGCTACACCTGATCTTTCCCCAACTCTCAGTCCATGTCATGAGGATCCATATAAACACATATGCAACCAATTTCCTACCCCACCGATAAACATAGATAACATACAACTAGCATATCCTAATTACAGCCCAGCACTGCTTCTAACAGACCCAGAAAGACACCTTGCAAGCATTCTTGATAGAAAGCAACAGCTGCAAACTACTGAAGAACTAGAATCAAGAAAAGGGGTGGAAATCAAAACTTCTTTGTGAAAAAAGCGCTATGTCAAAAGTGGTTGCACATCTAGGACAATCCTTTGAATCATCTACCATTAGAAAAGGAACAAAAATTCAGTTTCTGCTTAACTCGTCTACACAATCTAAATGTCCCAAAACAAGAAACCAAAAGCAATATAGTGATAGACTGAGAGTACGTAATCTGATCCACAAAAGTGAATCATATGGTTGCCTTcacatataaaaaataaatatctgACATAGCACAAGACAAGAATAAGTCAAAAGCAGACCTGGCGCAGAGCTGAATTAGCATTTTGCTGCTGATTCTTCCCAGACCACTGAACAGCGTCCATTAAGACATCCCACAGGATTCGAACAACCTCAATGTCTGGCAATTTAGCATCAGTAACACGTTGTTTCACAGTTTCTATGACTTCGGATACATCAGTTTCTTCAGTTATCTGGGTTGTTAATGCAGACTTCATTTCCTTCAGttttacttcaaaaattttcttctcattgTATTCAACCAAGGATGTCAGCCCCGCCTTACTGACAATGGACGATAAGGATACAAAAATAGGTTTCAGGAGGAGTTTGGAAAAACTGATGCAAAAAATCATCTTATATGCAAAAAGAACAAGTAAAGCAAACcacagaagaaaatgaaaattttctatgGCAATAAAAAACAAAGTTAACTAAGCTTATCTAAAAAATTTAGTCCAACCAAATAAGGTGCCTCAACTACAAAGTAGTACAGGTAATCCAAAgccaaaaccaagaaaatcaatgaTAAATAGTATTTCCAATCTTCCATTACCAAATTGAATTCAAAAGAGGTAATAAGAACCATGCAGCCCAAGAAAAGAAGGAATATGTTTCCTCACCTCAATTATTTCAGACCCGAAAACCATTTATCATGCACACCAATGGTTTAGGACATACAAATATGATGCAGCAAAGATTCATGAGAGCTTCAAACACTACAGCTTTTTCTTCTATAAGAAAGAAAAGACTCACGTAAAATGTTCTGAGAAACCTTCAGCAGACCGCTTTGCAGATGGGAAAAAGTCCATAAGATTGTCCTCCATTTTCCCCCGCTTCAGAATTGCAATTAAGTCATCAAGACTGTTATCAACCAGATACTCCTTAAAGAAGTCGGTGATAAATGAGAGAACTAGTCCTTTGCCCACAAGATTATCCTTGAGCAATGGCTGGAACACAGTCTCCGGTGGAAGCCCTGATAGCTTCTGGGAGAAAGCAAGTGCTGTGAATATAGCCAGTTTCTTCCTCTCATTTTCCTCAAAAAGCTCCAGTGACTGCAGGAATCTTCGCATGACATTCTCAAGATTCTTTATGAGAAATGGCCTTCGCCGCAAAATTTTCTGTATGTAGATCACAGATGGTAAGATGGTTTCACGTGTAGGCTCACAGTCTATTATAGAGTAAGGATGGCGCTCCCCCTCATCAGGTTTTGTTGTGCCAGGTTGTGTACGCCCCCCAGTGAAAATGACCTGAGCTCACAACATAGAATATTTTTGTCACCAATGAATCCTAAATGGTCATCAAAAGCTATTGACAAGAAGAGAGCCATAATTTCATCAGAACCAAATAAAGTATATAGCAGTAACAGCAATCCAACTAATAAATAAttcacaattttgaattttacaaaacaatcCCCAAGAAGGACAAGAGATCACCTATAATTAAAAACTCGCGTACTTAACAGGAAGCTAACTAGAAGCTAAAAAAGTCAACTAGCAGGCTCATAGCCTCAAGTCATAAACCCATCCATACATGAATTAGAAGTACAAATTTGACAGAATCCACTTTTCCAAGTAAGGAACTAGTATCACTCAATAAATACTGTGCTACAAAATTTAGCAATACTAGTCAAAGATAATCTACCAGTACCACTACTTAAACAATGCAATAGTAAACATTGAAAATACAGTACTCTAACAAATATGCTTGCCTCAAAGAAGGTGTCACCGTATCTTGAGAAGTTAAGCTCAGAAGGTTCAATGCTCTTAGCGATAAGTTCCTACACATTGTGGAAGTGAGGCAAATATACTCAGGAACATAATAGCATTTAAGCAGTAAAAAGGGTACCAGATCACCAGCATTATCCAGATAAATCTGGACCACTGCATCAGCAAAAGCTGCAGGGTCCAGAGGTGCTGCAATATTCCGTTTGCGGGTCTTAATCCGCGTACCACTGCACGCAAACAGAACATGTTGGACGAGAAAACTCACACACATTAATATAGATTAGAGAACTGCAAAAATGAATTATCAAGTGTCCACCGGCAGGAAAGCCATAAACTTACATTACTTTATGAACAGCCATAACATTCTTATTTGCTGAGTCCCCACCGATCCGAAAGGGAGACACTACCAATAGTTTAGTGAAAGTGCAAAATGGAAATCATTTCACTTCTGTGCATAACATATTAACATGCTTGCCAATTAAACTAATACAGCCAACATATGATGCATTATTGGTGTCTCTTAATGAAGATGCTCTGTCCACAGTTACCATAACAATCATCCCAAAACCCAATCATAATCAACATTTAAGCCAACTTCATGATGTCAACAACAATTATGAATGCTAGCAAAACTTCACAAAAATCTAACAATAATCATCTCTCACTATGCTTCATTATTGGCAGGGAGGAGAGAAAATAGAAATTGATAAACAGAAAGGGGAGATAGTAAACAAACATATGCACTCACCCGAGAGTGGGTTTCTCCTTCGAGCtgtaaatataaaaacaaaagatgCAAAGTATATCAGTTAGCAATCAACAAGTAACCTCGCAATCAATTACAAAAATATGCGCACGATTTTTAAACATGGCATAAAATAGAAAGGGAAAAAGATACGGATAGACAAGACAACAACCACACAAAACTCAAGAAAAGGAAATTGACATCAAATTATGgatcttgataaaaaaaaaattaaataaagaatTGCATTCACCGgccaaacaaacagaaaaatatataaaaaagctatgtaataaaaaaaaaatgaagatccGGTAACTCAATCAAAAACCTAAACCACCGAGTACCAAAATTCGAAAATACTAGCATGGTACGGAATAGAAAGATCACGTAAATCAACTATCCAATAGAAAAAAACAGCGGCTTTTCAACAAAAATAAGGGAAAACGAAAGTTTCCTGGAGAAAATACGTGGCAGCAAACCAGATCTGCGACGGGTATCCAAGAAGATGAGGAATCAAAGAAAGGTAATGAAAGAACGTGCTTCTGCAACagaggggcaaaaaaaaaagaggagggaGAGGAATACCTCATAAACCAAGATGAAGAGGGATCGGTAGCGAGGAGCGTCTCTCTGCGATGCGGGTGATTTAGAGAGGGAGAAATAGAGAAAGAAGTGAGGCTTGGTTTTTGTTTGGACAAAGATCTTTTATTAACCTTTTTTGCGTTGCGTTTGTTAATTGGAGAAAAGATCGATCGGACAAAAATAAACGGAGTAAGGTAGTCCGTAAACTACAGAAATTCGGGTCGGATCTTAATATGTTCTAATTCTAATTCTAATTCTAATTCTAATTCTATGCTTATAATAAATTCTAGTTGTGTTAATTTGTGTCTACTTTCCACTTTCTTCTGTCTACAATCAATATCTCCAGTTATTATTAGTCTATATATGATACGTTATATTGGGCCGTGCTTTCTTTGCATGGGCCTGTATCTGAGTTCTCAATATGGGCTGAACCAAAAGCCCAAATAGAATACCATTGTAGCTCGAGTAGCCAGTGTAGTGCTGACTGCTGATGGAAGCTCTAGGGCAAATTTTTGAAATGGGCTGGGCCTGGGTCCAGTATACACAGTCTTTGTTTCACAACCAATAGTTAATTAGATCGGCCCATATATAATTCTTAAACTAGTAGACAATTAATCAACTCCTAATCATATAAGCAATTAATATTATAAGCCTTAAAACATAAATAATCCTTCCACCCATTTCattaataattttctttttcattaaataAGATTACATGTGGAATAAATAACTCACACTATGGAGAACACGTAATCATTATTGAAGGTATGCACGTTCAACAaatatacattattttttatatcaCTATATAATTACTCTCTTCAGATAGATTGAGACACCTATTGCTCTTCTCCTTGTCATCATATCTCTCCCGCTTTCCTTATTGTTTGTGGATTGGATCCATATCAAACTCTTCACAACAATCTAAGAAGATATTTTTCTCATTATTAAGTGATGTtttcatatttatctaatgTCCTGGGGCGCTCATTATCATTTGCCTATAATCACTAGtgttttttttgtattattattttttccatcAACCAACGAAATAAACTCAAAAGGAATGGTGCAATATGAATGATTCCAATTGAATGATTGAAGTAGTATTGCTTAAGATTTGTGGGATTGTGACCAAATGTTTGTATCCATCAATTTCAACACTCgttatttttcaattatagCCCAATAGTTGGCATATTTTGACTAATGGGGAGGATGCCCGAATAGTGTAATTGACTAAAATGTGTTGAAAACTCCAATTTGGGTAGTGGGAGATTTTCTATAGCAatcattagtttttttttttcttctaatttttaTTATGGAGAATTAGTTGTCAGCTTGTCATGACTCATTGAGTATTATTAATTTCACGTGATTTATGATATTTCACTAACCAACCCACCCACCCATTGTCCTATGCCCCCCACCCACATAGTCGGATTCGGACGAAATATCTACATCAAAAGTGGATGATTAATTTTCTATATAGGAGTAGtaaataaccaaaagatattTAAAGAAGCCATGTGAATATCCAAATcctgaaaaatattaaaactcAAACAATCTCAAGAATTTTGACTGAATTATTAATTTTAGTTcccatgaaccaaaattataaaaatatcaaCAATTGATATATGAATAAATTTGTAATAGACTTTACATCAAATCATATCATGTGCATACAAGTGAAAATAAGTCTGTCTGAGATACCATACCAGCTATTGGGAAGTGTTTCGGAAAACATCTTCCAATCCAGGCAACATTATTGTAAATGAGACTACccttataatattaatataaatccaACTTCACCGAACCCATCCTCCCATCGTCTTCCCTCCTGgcttagaaaatatatatataaataaccaTTTCAATTCAACAAGGGCGTCGCCTCAAGCTACTCATGTCTGTGGTCTCTCGCCTTGTATATACCACGCTTCGTCCCTTCCACCCTAACCACTTCTCCTCTCCACCTCTGGCTAGGTCTCCCTTACACCTTAATTCGTCTTCTCCTCCCTCCGCCAGCTCACTTTTGTCCGTTCGTGCAGCCACCACCAGCTTAGCCATGGGAGACGCCCCTGATGCCGGCATGGACGCTGTCCAGAGACGCCTTATGTTCGACGACGAGTATGTTCGAGTTTCTTCCCCTCTTTCGTTTTCTTTTCACATAATTCGATTTTTCATTTCTCTTTCCAACTCttgcccccccccccaccccctttttttttcctttgtattTAAAGTGTTTTTTTCTGGTTGTATCGATATTTGATCAGTTTGTGCAATTGCCTAGccggatttatttttcaatatgtTTGTTTCTGAGAAATTGGAATCCTGTGTTAGTCAACTTAGCTAAACTAATTTGTGTTCATCACGGTTCTCTGCTTTTGCACTTTCACATTtaacaaaacatttttttacttTGCAGATGCATTTTATTGGACGAGAATGATCGTGTGGTTGGGCATGATACCAAATACAATTGTACGTTATGTTCCAATTCTCAGTTTGCTCTCTGGATTTTGATATCGACTGTAACAGAGTCAATAGTACCAGATCCGGTATTCTGGGATATTGTTTTTCTAAATTCTACGGGTTAATTAGACTTTTAGTCACTGAAAGATAGACGTTGTTCACTTTTAGCACCGAAAgaatttttgttacaaagttgTCACTcattgtttcaaaatgagacattttAGGGATTCGGTCAGAATTGATCCAGTAACGGGCAGAGCTTGTGCTGATGTGGAATTTAGTCGAATTTTATTGGTCAATATATTATGAAGTgtaattttttcaattatttaaaaaaatgaaaattacacCTCAGCTTCTCCTCCAACaaagaaaaaccctaaattcGTAATAGAAAATCCCCAACTTTCACAAACCCTCACTAGAAACTCACCGAACCACCTCAACCTTGCAAACCCACAACCTCAACCTAGCAAACCCACCACTCCGACCTCTCAATTTTCAATCATCAGTAAGAACATAACAACTTTATATTGTTATTCTGTTTTTCACTTTGCCTCTTTTTGTTGGTATGTTCATGTGCATTATCgattgttcttcttctcttttgctTTGATTATGCTAACAAGATGATAATCAAACTCCAATTCGCCTTTTGTAAAGCAGACTCCAAACAGAGAATTTCAAAGAAATGGGTATGGTAAGATTTTTTtagagagatgagagagtcaGAGAGGGGAAGAAAGAATACcgtttttttttagatttttttaatgacatgtcatttttttgttaattcttGTTGTTAGGAAAATTAGGTGGAATTTCCACGTAAGCATTTTAGACCAATAATTGTTGATTTACTGCCACATCAGTAGAGACCCTGACCGGAATAGTCTTAAATCTAACAGAATCCCTTAAATGTCTCATTTTAGAACAATGGGtgacgactttgtaacaaaaaatctttcggtgCTAAAAGTGAACGACGCTTATCTTTCGGTgactaaaagtataattaacccaaatTCTACTTATCGAAATGGGTTTTGGAGAGAAGATTTTTATGGACTTCGTTTTAGCAGAGACCCCTGATTTGGGCAAGCTTTCATTAAGAACCATTTtgttccttttaaaaaagtgtgTTAAGATTCTAACTTGGTGTTTTCTCAATAATGGACGGCAAGATTTTGGCTTATTTGGGCTTCAGTTATCtttattaagaatttttttttctggacTACTATTTCAATTCTCACCACCTCAATCCACCCCACCCACATAATTTGGAAGCAAAGAATAGAAGAGCTAGAAGTTTCTGCCTGGAGTTGTTAGTTCCAAGTCATTACCTTTTTCTCTAGATTCAGCTTACTAAATGGGTTCTTCACCCTCAATACTATTAAGCTCCTTCTACAACGTCTCTACTAATAGTTAGCATTATTTTCTTATTACTTGATGCTTTTACAAATCTGCAGGTCACTTGTGGGAAAAGATCTTAGCTGGAAATGCACTGCACAGGGCTTTCAGTGTGTTTTTGTTTAACTCAAAATATGAACTTCTTCTTCAGGTATTTGGCCATATTTTTTTGTGTGATAATTCCATAATTGTACGGGCTTACAAGTCTTGCACACTATTTCGGGACGCATCATAGCTGTTCTTAAAATCAAATACTTCTTTGATTTGATGTAATGGGAAGTCCATCACTAAGAGTTGGTTACTAGGAGGATGCTCTCAAAATGTGAGGATTCTTGACATGTTATCAAATTGCAATgaatataatttaaaaaataaggatGTTTGTAATGCACACTGCAAGGTTTCAGAAACTCAAAAACATAAGAGTTGACATGTGGCTAACAATGCTTAATACTTGGGATATGGTAGACGATCAACACATGTTTTGACCCTGTTGCGATCcttttcattctcaatttggaagaaaatgaaaatttccatTTTGAGGATGAATTTTTTCATATTAGGATGCAGGGGGATTTTGTTGTGGTACTGCTCATATACAGTTGAAGTACTTCAGTGCTGCTCAATATCTTTCGTAATTGTGTGGGCTCCTTTGCCTAACCTCATTATGGCTTGACAATATTGAAAATCTTGTGGATTAGCCACATATTGAAAATCTAATGGATTAGCTACATTGCATTCTAAGCTCCTTTCATTAGTCCCTTGATGAGATGTCTGGTGGCacggttttattttatttcttggcAGCAACGCTCTGCAACAAAGGTAACATTCCCTCTTGTGTGGACGAACACCTGCTGTAGCCATCCTCTATACCGTGAATCCGAGCTCATTGATGAGGATGCTCTAGGTATATATTCACGAATATAGTTTATCAACTCTAAAGCCCAGCATTTATTGCAAGAAGAAATatgttcatttatttttattatttacccAGGGGTGAGAAATGCTGCACAAAG
This genomic stretch from Tripterygium wilfordii isolate XIE 37 chromosome 22, ASM1340144v1, whole genome shotgun sequence harbors:
- the LOC119991778 gene encoding basic leucine zipper and W2 domain-containing protein 2-like isoform X2, with protein sequence MAVHKVIGTRIKTRKRNIAAPLDPAAFADAVVQIYLDNAGDLELIAKSIEPSELNFSRYGDTFFEVIFTGGRTQPGTTKPDEGERHPYSIIDCEPTRETILPSVIYIQKILRRRPFLIKNLENVMRRFLQSLELFEENERKKLAIFTALAFSQKLSGLPPETVFQPLLKDNLVGKGLVLSFITDFFKEYLVDNSLDDLIAILKRGKMEDNLMDFFPSAKRSAEGFSEHFTKAGLTSLVEYNEKKIFEVKLKEMKSALTTQITEETDVSEVIETVKQRVTDAKLPDIEVVRILWDVLMDAVQWSGKNQQQNANSALRQVKTWAKLLNTFCTNGKLELELMYKVQMQCYEDAKLMKLFPEIVRSLYEQDVLAEDTILHWFRKGTNPKGRQTFVKGLEPFVNWLEEAEEED
- the LOC119992179 gene encoding isopentenyl-diphosphate Delta-isomerase I is translated as MSVVSRLVYTTLRPFHPNHFSSPPLARSPLHLNSSSPPSASSLLSVRAATTSLAMGDAPDAGMDAVQRRLMFDDECILLDENDRVVGHDTKYNCHLWEKILAGNALHRAFSVFLFNSKYELLLQQRSATKVTFPLVWTNTCCSHPLYRESELIDEDALGVRNAAQRKLLDELGIPAVDVPVDEFTPLGRMLYKAPSDGKWGEHELDYLLFIIRDVNVNPNPDEVADIKYVSREQLKELMRKADAGEEGLKLSPWFRLVVENFLFKWWDHVEKGSLEEAADMKTIHKLT
- the LOC119991778 gene encoding basic leucine zipper and W2 domain-containing protein 2-like isoform X1; its protein translation is MSSKEKPTLGGTRIKTRKRNIAAPLDPAAFADAVVQIYLDNAGDLELIAKSIEPSELNFSRYGDTFFEVIFTGGRTQPGTTKPDEGERHPYSIIDCEPTRETILPSVIYIQKILRRRPFLIKNLENVMRRFLQSLELFEENERKKLAIFTALAFSQKLSGLPPETVFQPLLKDNLVGKGLVLSFITDFFKEYLVDNSLDDLIAILKRGKMEDNLMDFFPSAKRSAEGFSEHFTKAGLTSLVEYNEKKIFEVKLKEMKSALTTQITEETDVSEVIETVKQRVTDAKLPDIEVVRILWDVLMDAVQWSGKNQQQNANSALRQVKTWAKLLNTFCTNGKLELELMYKVQMQCYEDAKLMKLFPEIVRSLYEQDVLAEDTILHWFRKGTNPKGRQTFVKGLEPFVNWLEEAEEED